The Falco naumanni isolate bFalNau1 chromosome 14, bFalNau1.pat, whole genome shotgun sequence genome includes a window with the following:
- the LOC121097644 gene encoding nuclear pore glycoprotein p62-like has product MNQFNFGSGAAGGGFALGTPKTAATTATTGFSFSTPAASAGFSFGSAAQAPASSQPAGLFSFSRPGGAAQPTSFSFGTPATAAAAPAANVFPLGNAAPKLNFGGSSATQATGITAGFGFGSSVPASAPSSQAAAPSGFVFGSTGTATTAAATTTTTTPSGTTGGFSFSSGTAAQAGTAGFNIGTAAPQAAPTGLTFGAAPAAAATTATTLGAATQSATPFSLGGQSTGVSFGTLSSTAATAATSAPAATLTASTSQGPTLSFGTKLGVTSTAATSASTTTTSILGSTGPTLLAPIASSSAPTSSTTTGLTLGAPSTGTASLGTLGFGLKVPGTTAAATSTATGTTSASGFALNLKPLTTTGAIGAVTSTAAITTTTTTSAPPVMTYAQLESLINKWSLELEDQEKHFLHQATQVNAWDQMLIENGEKITSLHREVEKVKLDQKRLDQELDFILSQQKELEDLLTPLEESVKEQSGTIYLQHADEERERTYKLAENIDAQLKRMAQDLKDVIEHLNTSGGPADTNDPLQQICKILNAHMDSLQWIDQNSAVLQRKVEEVTKVCESRRKEQERSFRITFD; this is encoded by the exons ATGAACCAGTTCAACTTCGGGTCGggcgcggcgggaggcggcTTCGCTCTGGGCACGCCGAAGACGGCCGCCACCACGGCCACGACCGGCTTCTCCTTCTCGACGCCCGCCGCCTCGGCGGGCTTCAGCTTCGGCAGCGCGGCCCAGGCGCCCGCCAGCAGCCAGCCCGCCGGGCTCTTCTCCTTCAGCAGGCCGGGCGGTGCCGCGCAGCCCACCAGCTTCAGCTTCGGGACGCCGGCCACGGCCGCCGCGGCGCCGGCGGCAAACGTGTTCCCGCTGGG gaatgCTGCCCCCAAACTCAACTTTGGAGGCAGTAGTGCCACTCAGGCTACAGGAATCACAGCAGGCTTTGGGTTTGGTAGCTCTGTACCAGCCAGTGCGCCCTCAAGTCAAGCAGCAGCCCCTTCTGGCTTTGTGTTTGGATCCACTGGCACCGCCACCACTGCTGCCGCCACCACCACGACCACCACTCCATCTGGGACGACCGGAGGGTTCAGTTTTTCCAGTGGTACTGCAGCTCAGGCCGGAACAGCCGGCTTCAACATCGGCACTGCGGCTCCGCAGGCAGCGCCCACAGGGTTGACCTTtggagcagcacctgcagctgctgccaccactgctACCACCTTAGGAGCTGCCACCCAGTCAGCGACCCCCTTCAGCCTTGGGGGTCAGTCCACAG GCGTGAGCTTTGGGACATTGTcttcaacagcagcaacagcagccacTAGTGCGCCTGCAGCAACGCTGACCGCTAGTACCAGCCAGGGACCCACTCTGTCCTTCGGAACCAAACTTGGAG taaCCTCCACAGCTGCTACCAGTGCCTCTACCACCACAACCTCCATTCTTGGTTCGACGGGGCCTACGTTGCTCGCGCCTATAGCGAGTTCTTCAGCACCGACATCGTCTACCACCACAGGCCTCACAC TTGGTGCCCCTTCCACTGGGACAGCCAGTCTTGGAACGCTTGGGTTTGGATTAAAAGTTCCTGGAACAACAGCTGCCGCAACAAGCACTGCTACGG GCACCACTTCTGCTTCTGGCTTTGCTTTGAATCTTAAGCCATTAACTACGACTGGTGCTATTGGAGCTGTGACTTCTACAGCTGCCAtaaccaccaccacaaccaccAG TGCGCCCCCAGTGATGACTTATGCCCAGCTGGAGAGTCTGATAAACAAGTGGAGTCTGGAACTGGAAGACCAAGAGAAACACTTTCTCCATCAAGCTACGCAAGTTAATGCCTGGGACCAGATGCTGATAGAGAATGGGGAGAAG ATTACTTCATTACACAGAGAAGTAGAGAAAGTGAAGCTTGATCAGAAGAG actGGATCAGGAACTGGACTTCATTCTGTCGCAGCAGAAAGAGCTTGAAGACTTGTTGACCCCTCTGGAGGAGTCTGTGAAGGAGCAGAGTGGGACTATCTACTTGCAGCACGCAGATGAAGAACGGGAGAGGAC CTATAAACTGGCTGAAAATATTGATGCTCAGTTGAAGCGTATGGCACAAGATCTGAAGGATGTCATTGAACACTTGAATACATCAGGAGGCCCAGCAGACACGAATGACCCG CTTCAGCAGATCTGTAAAATTTTGAATGCGCACATGGATTCCTTGCAGTGGATTGACCAGAATTCAG CTGTGTTGCAGAGAAAGGTTGAAGAGGTGACAAAGGTTTGTGAGAGCCGCCGCAAAGAGCAAGAGCGCAGTTTTCGGATCACTTTTGATTGA
- the DNAAF6 gene encoding dynein assembly factor 6, axonemal, giving the protein MDSASSLQYLAKLLSNAQEGDDDDDEHVPHCSVSSMTPGSIGPVKRETAGTSQVKSETRKTIWNTEEVPEGSEYDDTWDPREQPEYQILFKQCVGTEDVFFGMSRKDHSTACCEDMVIKIKLPETKYSDITLDIQDKVLDLRTPQKKLLLHLPYPVDSKNGKACFLSEEETLEVTLRLSREFDFINFF; this is encoded by the exons ATGGACAGTGCCTCCTCTTTGCAGTACCTTGCCAAACTGCTTAGTAATGCTCAAGaaggtgatgatgatgatgatgaacaCGTG CCACACTGTTCTGTCAGCTCCATGACTCCTGGTAGTATTGGACCGGTAAAGAGAGAGACCGCTG GTACTTCTCAAGTGAAATCTGAAACCAGGAAAACTATTTGGAATACAGAGGAGGTCCCAGAAGGATCTGAATATGATGATACCTGGGACCCTAGAGAACAGCCAGA gtATCAGATTTTATTCAAACAGTGTGTGGGCACAGAGGATGTCTTCTTTGGGATGAGCAGGAAAGACCACTCCACAGCCTGCTGTGAAGATATGGTG ATTAAAATCAAGCTGCCAGAGACAAAGTACTCAGACATTACATTAGATATCCAGGACAAGGTTCTTGACCTTCGAACTCCCCAAAA aaagctgctgctgcacctgccCTACCCTGTAGACAGCAAGAATGGTAaagcttgttttctctctgaagagGAGACCTTGGAAGTCACCTTAAGACTATCAAGGGAGTTTGATTTCATAAATTTTTTCTGA
- the LOC121097640 gene encoding nuclear pore glycoprotein p62-like, which translates to MNQFNFGSGAAGGGFALGTPKTAATTATTGFSFSTPAASAGFSFGSAAQAPASSQPAGLFSFSRPGGAAQPTSFSFGTPATAAAAPAANVFPLGNAAPKLNFGGSSATQATGITAGFGFGSSVPASAPSSQAAAPSGFVFGSTGTATTAAATTTTTAPSGTTGGFSFSSGTAAQAGTAGFNIGTAAPQAAPTGLTFGVAPAAAATTAATLGAATQSATPFSLGGQSTGVSFGTLSSTAATAATSAPAATLTASTSQGPTLSFGTKLGVTSTAATSASTTTTSILGSTGPTLLAPIASSSAPTSSTTTGLTLGAPSTGTASLGTLGFGLKVPGTTAAATSTATGTTSASGFALNLKPLTTTGAIGAVTSTAAITTTTTTSAPPVMTYAQLESLINKWSLELEDQEKHFLHQATQVNAWDQTLIENGEKITSLHREVEKVKLDQKRLDQELDFILSQQKELEDLLTPLEESVKEQSGTIYLQHADEERERTYKLAENIDAQLKRMAQDLKDITEHLNTSRGPADTSDPLQQICKILNAHMDSLQWIDQNSAVLQRKVEEVTKVCESRRKEQERSFRITFD; encoded by the exons ATGAACCAGTTCAACTTCGGGTCGGGTGCGGCGGGAGGCGGCTTCGCTCTGGGCACGCCGAAGACGGCCGCCACCACGGCCACGACCGGCTTCTCCTTCTCGACGCCCGCCGCCTCGGCGGGCTTCAGCTTCGGCAGCGCGGCCCAGGCGCCCGCCAGCAGCCAGCCCGCCGGGCTCTTCTCCTTCAGCAGGCCGGGCGGTGCCGCGCAGCCCACCAGCTTCAGCTTCGGGACGCCGGCCACGGCCGCCGCGGCGCCGGCGGCAAACGTGTTCCCGCTGGG GAATGCTGCCCCAAAACTCAACTTTGGAGGCAGTAGTGCCACTCAGGCTACAGGAATCACAGCAGGCTTTGGGTTTGGTAGCTCTGTACCAGCCAGTGCGCCCTCAAGTCAAGCAGCAGCCCCTTCTGGCTTTGTGTTTGGATCCACTGGCACCGCCACCACTGCTGCCGCCACCACCACGACCACCGCTCCGTCTGGGACGACCGGAGGGTTCAGTTTTTCCAGTGGTACTGCAGCTCAGGCCGGAACAGCCGGCTTCAACATCGGCACTGCGGCTCCGCAAGCAGCGCCCACAGGGTTGACCTTTGGAGTagcacctgcagctgctgccaccactgctgccacctTAGGAGCTGCCACCCAGTCAGCGACCCCCTTCAGCCTTGGGGGTCAGTCCACAG GCGTGAGCTTTGGGACATTGTcttcaacagcagcaacagcagccacTAGTGCGCCTGCAGCAACGCTGACCGCTAGTACCAGCCAGGGACCCACTCTGTCCTTTGGAACCAAACTTGGAG taaCCTCCACAGCTGCTACCAGTGCCTCTACCACCACAACCTCCATTCTTGGTTCGACGGGGCCTACGTTGCTCGCGCCTATAGCGAGTTCTTCAGCACCGACATCGTCTACCACCACCGGCCTCACAC TTGGTGCCCCTTCCACTGGGACAGCCAGTCTTGGAACGCTTGGGTTTGGATTAAAAGTTCCTGGAACAACAGCTGCCGCAACAAGCACTGCTACGG GCACCACTTCTGCTTCTGGCTTTGCTTTGAATCTTAAGCCATTAACTACGACTGGTGCTATTGGAGCTGTGACTTCTACAGCTGCCAtaaccaccaccacaaccaccAG TGCGCCCCCAGTGATGACTTATGCCCAGCTGGAGAGTCTGATAAACAAGTGGAGTCTGGAACTGGAAGACCAAGAGAAACACTTTCTCCATCAAGCTACGCAAGTTAATGCCTGGGACCAGACGCTGATAGAGAATGGGGAGAAG ATTACTTCATTACACAGAGAAGTAGAGAAAGTGAAGCTTGATCAGAAGAG actgGATCAGGAACTGGACTTCATTCTGTCACAGCAGAAAGAGCTTGAAGACTTGTTGACCCCTCTGGAGGAGTCTGTGAAGGAGCAGAGTGGGACTATCTACTTGCAGCACGCAGATGAAGAACGGGAGAGGAC CTATAAACTGGCTGAAAATATTGATGCTCAGTTGAAGCGTATGGCACAAGATCTGAAAGACATCACTGAGCACTTGAATACATCAAGAGGCCCAGCAGACACGAGCGACCCG CTTCAGCAGATCTGTAAAATTTTGAATGCGCACATGGATTCCTTGCAGTGGATTGACCAGAATTCAG CTGTGTTGCAGAGAAAGGTTGAAGAGGTGACAAAGGTTTGTGAGAGCCGCCGCAAAGAGCAAGAGCGCAGTTTTCGGATCACTTTTGATTGA